One Lachancea thermotolerans CBS 6340 chromosome F complete sequence DNA window includes the following coding sequences:
- the RSB1 gene encoding phospholipid-translocating ATPase RSB1 (similar to uniprot|Q08417 Saccharomyces cerevisiae YOR049C RSB1 Suppressor of sphingoid long chain base (LCB) sensitivity of an LCB-lyase mutation putative integral membrane transporter or flippase that may transport LCBs from the cytoplasmic side toward the extracytoplasmic side of the membrane) produces the protein MLATPVLRAASASAASAASAASSAALSAALSSASSTEYSNYSGMVPNLAFNVCMAVIFGLLLIMQVGIGIWTKQWWFLVSFTFTCILEVLGYAGRASGHFDVYNVDTFLLQFITLTIAPVFTMAGIYYQLAKLIEVFGHQFALIKNPMLYSYIFMGCDIISLIVQAVGGGMAGSAAADEKDPANGDHVFVAGLAFQVASMSVFLMLWFHLVYQIFVVTRKRHTGAKRASLSLFHVSQEEIDYMYRPKFEFLRLHPKRWVFTYFPWILTAASLLIFVRCIYRVIELAEGWSGNLITHEIYFIILDALMMSLATTLLTVFHPGFVFKGRTTSIPIQNVRKAVAKDGAENATDSLEDDNDNDNDSWRANKEEA, from the coding sequence CCTCCTCCACAGAATACAGCAACTACAGCGGGATGGTCCCGAACCTCGCTTTTAACGTATGCATGGCCGTGATCTTCGGGCTGCTCCTCATCATGCAGGTCGGGATCGGGATCTGGACCAAGCAGTGGTGGTTCCTGGTGTCGTTCACGTTCACGTGCATCCTGGAAGTGCTCGGGTACGCGggccgcgccagcggcCACTTCGACGTGTACAACGTGGACACGTTCCTGCTGCAGTTCATCACGCTGACCATCGCGCCCGTGTTCACGATGGCCGGCATCTACTACCAGCTGGCCAAGCTGATCGAGGTGTTCGGCCACCAGTTCGCGCTCATCAAGAACCCCATGCTGTACTCGTACATCTTCATGGGGTGCGACATCATCTCGCTGATCGTGCAGGCCGTGGGCGGCGGGATGGCCGGGTCCGCGGCCGCGGACGAGAAAGACCCCGCCAATGGAGATCACGTGTTCGTGGCCGGCCTGGCGTTCCAGGTCGCGTCCATGTCCGTGTTCCTGATGCTGTGGTTCCACCTGGTGTACCAGATCTTCGTCGTGACGCGCAAGCGGCACACGGGCGCGAAGCGCgcgtcgctgtcgctgttCCACGTCTCGCAGGAGGAGATCGACTACATGTACCGCCCCAAGTTCGAGTTCCTGCGGCTGCACCCCAAGCGCTGGGTTTTCACGTACTTCCCCTGGATCCTCACCGCCGCTTCCCtgctcatcttcgtccGTTGCATCTACAGAGTCATCGAGCTGGCCGAGGGCTGGAGCGGCAACCTGATCACCCACGAGATCTACTTCATCATCCTGGACGCCCTGATGATGTCGCTGGCCACCACGCTGCTGACTGTGTTCCACCCGGGCTTCGTGTTCAAGGGCCGCACCACCAGCATCCCCATCCAGAACGTGCGCAAGGCCGTTGCCAAGGACGGCGCCGAGAACGCCACCGACTCGCTCGAGgacgacaacgacaacgacaacGATTCTTGGCGGGCCAACAAGGAGGAAGCATGA